A region of the Cryptococcus deuterogattii R265 chromosome 1, complete sequence genome:
ACCGGGATGAAGTGAGCTTCGTAATCGATGGTTGGCTAGAGGCGCCATAGTTGTAGAGCTCGTTGATGCTGAGAGGCTGTCCGTTTCATCTTTAAGAACACTTGGAGGTGCAGCCGTGATTGTGAGAGAGGGAATGGTCGGTTTTCGGGGTGGTtcagcagaagcagatgcGCCGGAAAGTCGCTTCTTTGACTTGAGCTTCTCCAACGCCTCGCTCAAACCGGCCAATGATTGAGAAGTCTCTAATGACATGCCTTCTCGCCTATTTGTACTCAAACTCAGTCTGGACGGTCGTGCAGGTTCAGGAATGGGGACAGGGTCAGATACAGATCGACTGCTTTCGGCTGTAGGATGCAGAGACATCTCAACCGCAGAGGATGATTCTGAGGCGATAGCAGAAGGACGAATGGGATTAGAAACCACCCGTGCAGTAGGGCGAGCAAGGGGACCCGAAccgagggaggaagggtaAGAAGGCTGGCGCTTTGCAGGTAAGGAAGAAGGCCCCTGAGTTGGAGCTGAATCGTCATTACCCAACATTTCTGGTCGACTACTAGGTCGTCTCTCTGGAAGAGAGCCTACCCCTAAACCACTTGCCATTTTCTTCACTGTAGACGAGGGAAGGTGAGACTTGTCGATGGAAGCTACTGCAGGTACAGGTCGTGTACTAATGGGGATGCGGCTAGGTGCGCCCATGCCCAGCAAGGATCTACCGGATGAAGTCTTGTGTGATTGAGCGTTGACAGCGGGTTGAGTTGTAGGGCGTTCTGGAGCAGCAGCATCTGCCATTTGTGCAGGCTGTGTTGCGGTGAAAATGATCTCAGTAGAGGATGTGGATACAATTTCAGAAGCTGGTTGCGCCTCAAATTTTGCCTCGGGTGCAGGTTGATCAACGTCCATCTTGATATCGGGTTCTACTTTGGTAACAGTAAACACATGTGGTCGATCCTCGCGTGCACCATCAGCCATTCCTTTCTCCGTCATCACCTCTACTGCAGACACTGGCTCAGCATTTGCAGTTTCTTCCGCCACAGCCATATCTATATCCACATGATTGATCACTTCCgccgcttcttcaactttctCAGAAGCGACATTTTTCTTCGACCTCTCAACGACTCGTGGCTGCATTTCCTGCTTGGCAGGAGTGACTTTCAACACCAAAGCATCAAGCGATATCTGCTCCCTGGCTGCCTTCGCTGCAAGTGCGATTCGTCTGTTGGTCAAAGGAGACGCCATTTTGGGACGGTTATTAGGAGTAAACATTGAGGCAGTTGGCGGTATGCCGTCGGGTGTAGTCGATACGTTGTAAGTGGGAATGGCAGCTGTAGATTGATTTTGAGACGTAGGGGACGTCAAGAGAGACGGAGAAAATCGGCGGGTGGGAGGAGATTTAAAGGCATGGATAAGAGATGGTTGAAAGCTGCTGGGGGTAGACGGGATTGAGGAATGCAACAGGGACCGTTGCGGGGAAGTGAAAGAGACGGCAGCACCGCTGGAAAGGGAAGCAGGGCTCTTAGCAATAATAATTTTTTGGTGAGGTCttggtggtgttggtggCCTCGCAACAAACCTAGGAGAATCTCCGATAGTCGTGTCTTCATCCCTTTTGATTTCAAAGGGCCGTTCACGCATCCTCGGCGGTGTTGGCGGTCGCGCGACCAAGGTAAATGTGTTCGACTCTGCTCCCCttgcttcatcatcactttgCTTGGCTTCGAGCATACCCTTTCGCAGGATCTCCCTCGCAGGTGTTGGAGGCATGACGGTCTGGGTTTGCTCTGGAAGTCGTTGCGGTGACGCCACAGGAGCCAATGTATGCCATGTATGAAGGTTGTTGTTTGACCCTACGGTCTTTAAAGGCGGAcccatccttctcacaAGcctttcatccatcttcagaATTttgcctttcttttcattctcatcctcatcttccatttttctcttcccaagcaTCCTTTTCTTATCCTCTAGCACATTCATCTTTAACGGGTTGTCCTTGAGGGGACCTCTACTCCTCAGACTCTTGTTAAAACCAGGCGCTGGACCGCGGCTGTTTTCGTCGTTCAGTTTAAGATTGTTTTTTGATGACAAGAGACGGGCGCGAGAGCGAGTGGTGGGGACGTTTGTGTTTAGATTAAGGAGACGCGGGGTAAGGGGAGCTTGTGATCGTATGGACTGCACGGTTGTCGACTGTTGATTACGACGGCGGCGGGGAGAGGACATTATTCTTTTCGTTTGGAATCTTTTATCAGCACACGTCGCATCCATGCCTTGTTAGGTGTATTGTTTGTTTGGTAAGCATGACTGTCACACTCACTAAGAGACAGTAGTTCGGACGCGTTGTTTGCGGTAAGGGACATTGAAGTTATCAAACAGCGGGCATACAATGGTGCAGGAGACTAGCGTCGTGGCGGACGTCCGCAAGAAGTGAATGGGAAtaagagatggagaaagaacgGCCGCGGAAGATAGAAAAGATGCAAGACGTGAGGAGTGAATGTTGAccaacaaagaagaaagtcGCGGTGTGTGCGCTTGTTTGCATTAAATGTCAAACGCgcccaaaaaaagaaaaaaaaaaaccattGACTATCAAAGACATAACAATGTTTACATCTGCATGCATGTATATCAAAGAGTCCGAACCCGCTACTCGGTATCCGATGTAGGCCGTAGCAACATGCAGTCTGCTTTGTCCAGGTATTGGACTGCCATGAGAAAAGGTTGTCGCAAGCGCTTTCGCTTTCTCTGACTGAGACAGTTGGTAGCCGTCCTCTCTATGGTCATGCCCTGACATATGCTAATCAACGATAAGAATAGAGCACCATTCCGATTGCACCTTGTATATTCACAATGGTAAGATATGCATGAACGATGCATGATATAATTATATGCTGATATCTGATGGATGCTTATTATGAAACCCACCTGAAATCAGCGGTGTATTCAAACCTCGGCACGAGTCACTTACAGGTGTGCCTATCTTCCAGCCTTCATTATAGCCTCGAATGTCCCCTCCGCATCCGGTTTGTCGGCGACAGCATGCACTTCTATCTtagcttcctcctccagatACCTTTTGGTCGTTTCTCCAATGGCAAACACACGCCATCCATCCCAGTGACCTTGATCCTGTTTAATTTGGGGCATTACAATAGATGCCGAGCTCGGCGAAAAGAACGCCAACCACCCTTTCGATTTGACAGGTATTTCTAACCTCCCCAAGCCGCCTTGGAAGTCGTCTCGAGCGGACGTGGCGTACACCATAACTTCCTTCACCGTCCTCCCTTCACTTCTCAGCGCGGTAGGCATCTCATCTAGCGACTTGTCTCCACACAGGAACAAGTATGGTCTGTGGTTTACCCCACCCGCGCCAGTACTTCTCGGCGATGTTCGCAATATCAGTTCCGACAATGGTATAGCAGATTTTGGAGGATCGCTTTCCATCTCGGGGACAGGATGAGGCTTGAACGATGGAGGTATATCGGCAGCAGCCAAATGCTCAGTCGACGCATGGCCAACAGAGAAAAGCGGTAAAACATCCCAcgtcccttccttctccttccccttgccTATTCCTCCCAAGTACATTTGAACCCCTTTGACCCATCCCTCCATACCTCGCCGGCTGGTAACAATTACTCCTTCCCATGGCTCGGGCCCCTGTTCGATGATTTTGACAATCTCTGGAAGATCATATGTCTCCTGCAAGACTGGAATAAAATAGGGCTTATACTCTTCGGCagaatttgaagatgatgatgctgattTGGAAAAAGCATAGTGGTAGGGATCGGTGGAAGGTGACGGATTGGGAGTTTTGAATAGTATTACCGGCGTCGCTTCTAATGATTGGAGTCGTGAATCTTCGGACATGGTATATGATGACTCTATTGTGCTTGTGATGTCCTGGATGGCAGTCTACCCTGAGCACTTCTGCTCTTCTGTTTCTGTAAATATGATGGTGTGATGTGAAAGGTGTAAGAGATCATTGGCTGTTCGCATCTGAATAACGGCCTCCACTTTTGCCATCACCGTTTCGTTATTAACGGCTACGGACCGTGACTCAGATATCGATTCTCAGAGCGGACAAGCATTATGGTTTCAACTGTCCATTATGTGCATATATATGATAATAGCACGCTACAATATTAAAGATAATGCTCAACAATGCCAATATATGAGGTTGGTATATGGTGCTCTCGAAAAATCCCCTGAAAGTAAAAGGTAAAAAGACATGCGACCCATCGCGACAGTCACTCTCTCTAACGCCTCTGACCCCCCAACGAACCTAACATCATTACCTAACGAATAGGCCTACCCATCTCACGCTCAACCGCAGCCGCCGACCTGGTATTGGCTGAAACAGGGACATTGTTGTTCGCTGCAGCTGCCTTTGAAGAACTCGTGTGACTCTTAATCTTTGCCAGCACGTCCCTGATCGACGTTGTTAGAGCAATGCCTCCAAAATATAAGCGATGATACTTACTTTGCATATTGTACCTTGTGCACAATACCCTCAATCCTTTTCTTGTCCTTCGGTGACAAGTCATCGTCTAATGGTCGTAACAGTTCCTCTAGGCTCCACGTGCGCATTACAGAATGCCTGTCGATGACAGTGACCACGAGACCTTCTCGAGAGAGAATGAGTTTAGTATGATCATAAAAGTTGAACTAAAAAAATGCTCAGTCACAtacaaagaaaaaggttgAATTAAACCTACCTGGAGAACATCATTGCTGAGTCTGAACAAGATGACATGCTTCATTCTCAAATATCTCACCACAAACACCATTTCTGTCGTAAGTTCCTTATCCTCAAAGGTGTAAGGTTGGTCACCAAACAATTTGTCCAACATATAGTTCTCGAAGTGTTTCAGAAGATAGACCTTGTTCTTGAGGTCGGATGGGTACCGTTCGATAGAATAGTTTCGCCGTATGTTCTGGGAGAGATCGTCGCCGCCTGCTGGTCGAATGTCGTCGAAGTATCGCTTGCCAGgagcaagaacaagagaGGTAGAGTCGTTGAAGTGTACACTGACCGTGCCATCCGTCATGGCAAAACCCATACCGTATTTAGTGCAGTAATCTAACCAAGACACAACAAAAACTCGCGGAGGTCGTGGCTTTGACTCAATACCTGGAAACATTGTTCAGCGAAACTCAACGATAGGCCCATAGCGACTTACTGGGTGATgcaaacccttcttctgtctGTGCCAAGGCCAAAGCAGTAGACAGGTTTTGACCAAACGTCTCAAACAAGCTTGTCTTGAAGTCTCTAGTCTTTTCAGGCTTGGAAGATTCATATGCAGTATATCTATTTCCAGATTTGGAAACAGTGTCAGATGATGCAGTGGTGAAGGTCGACACCGTAGGTTGAGCTGTTGTGGCTGCCAAAGGAAGAGTCCCTCGGGGTGCAGCGGCAACGCGGGACCTTGACTCCTGATACACCGGACGCTTTCCTGATGCACCACGTTCAGAAGCTTTCTCCATTGTCTCTGTGTAGAGCTGTCTCTCCGCTGCCATTTGGGAGACAATCCTAGCTTTCTGAGCTGCAAGTTCGCTTTCTCGCGTAATACCGTTACATTTCGGTTTGACTTCTTCCGCGTcacactcttcttccgatcCCTCACCGACCCTCTCCATTACCGTATGTCTTCTGCCAAGCTCGTGGTTTTCCTTTCCTATCGCGCCTTTTCTAACGGGGCTTAGGGTACTAGCTGCTCCTGCGGCCGAAAGCTTCCGCAGCAGTGAAGGTTCTTTGATAGCGGCGGCAGATGCTTGAATAAGAGGTTGTCGAGCTGAATTGAGCAAAGCCGAAATGGGACTGTCGGGCTGAACGGCATTCTTGAAATCCCTCTCCTGCTGCATGATTGAGGGACCAAGGGCTGATCGTGATCGAGCAGGCTCTATGTTGATAGATTGAGCGACACCAATCTTGGACTTGTGACACAAGGCTGCAAAGTTCCGTCGACTTtgcgaggaagaaatgtGTCGGTAATCAGGAGCAAAGTCGTTTGCCGAAGCGGGAATGTAAGCTGGGAATGGACCGTCTAAGAGCCAAGGATGGCTAAGGATTGTGTCGAGATTAGGTCGTTTATCTGACCGGCTCCATTAGTCTGGTAAGACATCAGCCTCGGAGGCAGACTTACCGGGGTTAGTGTTCAGGATTAGGGTTATGAGTTCCtgagctgaagaagagatttcCTTCTCGGGAGGGAATTCATATCTGTTCTCCCTGATGCGCTTATAAATGGCCTTGACATCCTTTGTCTGGAATGGAGGCTTTCCTATTAACAATGTATATCTTTGTCAAGGTTAGCTTGTTAAGTATGCCTCAATCATTTTGCTTACAATATGACGCCAACCGACCACACATCGACTTCAAAACTATGTCCATTGGCCGTGTCAAACAAAACCTCTGGAGCAATATAGTTCGGTGTACCACAGATAGTTCTAAGTAAAATTAGTATTAGACTGTCTTTTTATGTATGGTGGACCCACTTTTTTCTGTCCCCAGGTTTCTCAATTAAAGCAGCCAGGCCGAAATCTCCAACCTTGATATCCATGTTTTCATCCAAGAAAAGGTTTCCCAATTTGAGATCTCGATGAA
Encoded here:
- a CDS encoding uroporphyrinogen-III synthase, with amino-acid sequence MSEDSRLQSLEATPVILFKTPNPSPSTDPYHYAFSKSASSSSNSAEEYKPYFIPVLQETYDLPEIVKIIEQGPEPWEGVIVTSRRGMEGWVKGVQMYLGGIGKGKEKEGTWDVLPLFSVGHASTEHLAAADIPPSFKPHPVPEMESDPPKSAIPLSELILRTSPRSTGAGGVNHRPYLFLCGDKSLDEMPTALRSEGRTVKEVMVYATSARDDFQGGLGRLEIPVKSKGWLAFFSPSSASIVMPQIKQDQGHWDGWRVFAIGETTKRYLEEEAKIEVHAVADKPDAEGTFEAIMKAGR
- a CDS encoding PLK/PLK1 protein kinase — its product is MAEQPAQAPAAAPAKKEKIVPPSPPLKIKDRDRGYEYMRVGFLGEGGFARVYEVQDQRATRRAVKVVSKASIKTKKNKTKLWAEIKLHQMLAHPNIVRFDDCFEDEENVYMILELCHHGSLMDLLRRRKRYTEPEARYYLVQLIAACQYMHQTNVIHRDLKLGNLFLDENMDIKVGDFGLAALIEKPGDRKKTICGTPNYIAPEVLFDTANGHSFEVDVWSVGVILYTLLIGKPPFQTKDVKAIYKRIRENRYEFPPEKEISSSAQELITLILNTNPDKRPNLDTILSHPWLLDGPFPAYIPASANDFAPDYRHISSSQSRRNFAALCHKSKIGVAQSINIEPARSRSALGPSIMQQERDFKNAVQPDSPISALLNSARQPLIQASAAAIKEPSLLRKLSAAGAASTLSPVRKGAIGKENHELGRRHTVMERVGEGSEEECDAEEVKPKCNGITRESELAAQKARIVSQMAAERQLYTETMEKASERGASGKRPVYQESRSRVAAAPRGTLPLAATTAQPTVSTFTTASSDTVSKSGNRYTAYESSKPEKTRDFKTSLFETFGQNLSTALALAQTEEGFASPSIESKPRPPRVFVVSWLDYCTKYGMGFAMTDGTVSVHFNDSTSLVLAPGKRYFDDIRPAGGDDLSQNIRRNYSIERYPSDLKNKVYLLKHFENYMLDKLFGDQPYTFEDKELTTEMVFVVRYLRMKHVILFRLSNDVLQFNFYDHTKLILSREGLVVTVIDRHSVMRTWSLEELLRPLDDDLSPKDKKRIEGIVHKVQYAKDVLAKIKSHTSSSKAAAANNNVPVSANTRSAAAVEREMGRPIR
- a CDS encoding signal transducer: MSSPRRRRNQQSTTVQSIRSQAPLTPRLLNLNTNVPTTRSRARLLSSKNNLKLNDENSRGPAPGFNKSLRSRGPLKDNPLKMNVLEDKKRMLGKRKMEDEDENEKKGKILKMDERLVRRMGPPLKTVGSNNNLHTWHTLAPVASPQRLPEQTQTVMPPTPAREILRKGMLEAKQSDDEARGAESNTFTLVARPPTPPRMRERPFEIKRDEDTTIGDSPRFVARPPTPPRPHQKIIIAKSPASLSSGAAVSFTSPQRSLLHSSIPSTPSSFQPSLIHAFKSPPTRRFSPSLLTSPTSQNQSTAAIPTYNVSTTPDGIPPTASMFTPNNRPKMASPLTNRRIALAAKAAREQISLDALVLKVTPAKQEMQPRVVERSKKNVASEKVEEAAEVINHVDIDMAVAEETANAEPVSAVEVMTEKGMADGAREDRPHVFTVTKVEPDIKMDVDQPAPEAKFEAQPASEIVSTSSTEIIFTATQPAQMADAAAPERPTTQPAVNAQSHKTSSGRSLLGMGAPSRIPISTRPVPAVASIDKSHLPSSTVKKMASGLGVGSLPERRPSSRPEMLGNDDSAPTQGPSSLPAKRQPSYPSSLGSGPLARPTARVVSNPIRPSAIASESSSAVEMSLHPTAESSRSVSDPVPIPEPARPSRLSLSTNRREGMSLETSQSLAGLSEALEKLKSKKRLSGASASAEPPRKPTIPSLTITAAPPSVLKDETDSLSASTSSTTMAPLANHRLRSSLHPGDSSISSDTAGEKSILEMLSSTKGMKCFQGVVAFVDVRTSEGSDSSQFFSDILKSGGAKVLTRPTLSCTHVVYKSGRPATLNWYRRQDKPPKLVSIKWLTDSKKAGQKMEENKYLVDPNEEPVFEKRRKSMEPKALSTYKNTASISAKRQALLAVAEAKNKSMTYAPKLPSPLKKTYINLPFSDDNK